The following are encoded in a window of Sulfurimonas sp. C5 genomic DNA:
- the rseP gene encoding RIP metalloprotease RseP, with amino-acid sequence MGIFTALLVLSALIFFHELGHYTAARLMGVYVEVFSIGFGKRVATIKKWGTEWSIALIPLGGYVRMKGQDDLDPAKKSYDSDSYNSKTPLQKIFILFAGPLANFLLAFVLYFTIGLSGPQELSPVIGKVVQDSPAMKAGLEANDEIVTINGVKIKSWNEMAELIAGSDSALSLEVKRGQYLHQILLTPEMNETQNMYGETVQRKMIGISAAGVTHPKELSFFGTFEYAYDQTVFASTMIFTGVKKLILGEVPADQLGGVISIVKLTSDASEIGWISLFFFTALISVNLGVLNLLPIPALDGGHIMFNLYEMIFHKEVSEKVMVNLTIAGWVILFGLMGLGLFNDINRLAG; translated from the coding sequence ATGGGTATTTTTACAGCCTTACTTGTTTTATCGGCACTTATATTCTTTCATGAACTAGGTCACTACACTGCAGCACGTCTTATGGGTGTCTATGTAGAGGTGTTTAGCATCGGTTTTGGAAAACGTGTTGCTACAATCAAAAAATGGGGAACTGAATGGAGTATTGCACTCATTCCGCTAGGCGGCTATGTACGTATGAAAGGTCAAGACGACCTTGATCCTGCAAAAAAATCATATGATTCGGACAGCTATAACTCAAAAACTCCATTACAAAAGATATTTATCCTTTTTGCAGGACCTCTTGCAAACTTTTTACTTGCTTTTGTACTTTATTTTACAATTGGTCTTAGCGGTCCACAAGAGCTCTCTCCAGTGATTGGAAAGGTAGTTCAAGACTCTCCAGCAATGAAAGCCGGACTTGAAGCGAATGATGAAATCGTTACAATTAACGGAGTAAAAATAAAAAGCTGGAATGAGATGGCAGAACTCATTGCGGGTTCAGATTCAGCATTGAGTCTTGAAGTAAAACGCGGACAATATCTTCACCAAATTCTTTTAACACCTGAAATGAATGAAACACAAAATATGTACGGTGAAACAGTACAAAGAAAAATGATTGGAATATCTGCTGCAGGTGTTACTCATCCAAAAGAGTTAAGTTTCTTCGGGACATTCGAATATGCTTATGATCAAACAGTTTTTGCTAGTACTATGATCTTTACAGGTGTTAAAAAACTTATTTTAGGCGAAGTACCTGCAGATCAACTTGGCGGTGTTATCAGTATTGTAAAACTCACATCCGATGCGAGTGAGATTGGATGGATTAGCCTATTTTTCTTTACGGCACTTATCTCTGTAAACCTGGGAGTACTCAACCTGCTTCCAATTCCGGCACTTGACGGCGGTCATATTATGTTTAATCTCTACGAGATGATTTTCCATAAAGAAGTAAGTGAAAAAGTGATGGTCAACCTTACAATTGCAGGATGGGTGATCCTTTTTGGACTTATGGGTCTTGGTCTGTTTAATGATATTAACAGATTAGCCGGCTAA
- a CDS encoding YggS family pyridoxal phosphate-dependent enzyme translates to MDQTEYKIYIDDVIRRVETARLKVDDHHIVKIVAVSKYSTSEEIEKLYAIGQRAFGENKVQDLKTKSAELDELPLEWHFIGNLQKNKINNLIDLAPSLFQGLDSLELAEELQKKLVAKETTMDCLLQINSAKEESKHGVMPEDALAIYKKIQEECPNIHLKGVMSIGAHTDEQAVIKKSFETTHEIFKQIPDAKYCSMGMSGDFELAIECGSNMVRLGSIMFDK, encoded by the coding sequence ATGGACCAAACAGAATATAAAATATATATAGATGATGTAATCAGACGTGTAGAAACAGCTCGTTTAAAAGTGGACGATCACCATATTGTAAAAATAGTAGCTGTAAGTAAATACTCGACAAGTGAAGAGATCGAAAAACTTTATGCAATTGGTCAGCGTGCATTTGGGGAAAATAAAGTACAAGACTTAAAAACAAAATCAGCAGAACTTGACGAGCTCCCTTTAGAGTGGCACTTTATCGGTAATCTTCAAAAAAATAAAATCAATAACTTAATCGACCTTGCACCTAGTCTGTTTCAAGGGCTTGATTCACTAGAATTGGCAGAAGAGTTACAAAAGAAACTCGTTGCAAAAGAAACTACAATGGATTGTTTGTTACAAATCAACTCTGCAAAAGAGGAATCAAAACACGGTGTAATGCCTGAAGATGCACTTGCTATATATAAAAAGATTCAAGAAGAGTGTCCAAATATTCACCTTAAAGGTGTTATGAGTATCGGTGCTCATACTGATGAGCAGGCTGTGATTAAAAAAAGTTTTGAGACTACACACGAAATTTTCAAACAAATCCCTGATGCAAAATACTGTTCAATGGGAATGAGCGGAGACTTTGAACTCGCAATTGAATGCGGCTCAAATATGGTACGCCTCGGCTCTATCATGTTTGATAAGTAA
- a CDS encoding class I SAM-dependent methyltransferase, which yields MNQTCRLCSTSAEPFYKEKQNYFQCPKCKAIFTAFEDLPSSTNEKERYEMHTTEIDEGYKKFVSPIVTHVLQDFKEENKGLDFGAGRSKIVTKLLQEHNYNIRSFDPFFENKIELLKEKYDYITSCEVVEHFYEPRKEFLLLKSMLQDGGKLYLMTELYDESIDFASWYYKNDPTHVFLYTRESLEWIQKAYGFKDLKIEKRLIVFTL from the coding sequence ATGAATCAAACTTGCAGACTATGTAGCACTTCGGCAGAGCCTTTTTACAAAGAAAAACAAAACTATTTTCAATGTCCAAAATGTAAAGCAATTTTTACCGCTTTTGAAGATTTACCAAGTAGTACAAATGAAAAAGAGCGTTATGAGATGCACACTACAGAGATAGATGAAGGATATAAAAAGTTTGTATCTCCTATAGTTACACATGTGCTTCAGGATTTCAAAGAAGAAAATAAAGGACTTGATTTTGGTGCAGGTCGTTCAAAAATAGTTACAAAACTGTTGCAAGAACACAATTACAATATAAGAAGCTTTGATCCTTTCTTTGAAAATAAAATTGAACTCTTGAAAGAGAAATACGATTATATTACATCCTGTGAAGTGGTTGAGCATTTTTACGAGCCGAGAAAAGAGTTTTTATTGCTTAAATCGATGTTACAGGATGGTGGTAAACTTTATCTGATGACAGAGCTTTATGATGAGTCTATCGATTTCGCTTCATGGTATTATAAAAATGATCCGACTCATGTCTTTCTTTATACAAGAGAAAGTTTAGAATGGATACAAAAAGCATATGGTTTTAAAGACTTGAAAATAGAAAAAAGGCTAATTGTTTTTACTCTGTAA
- the dapA gene encoding 4-hydroxy-tetrahydrodipicolinate synthase has translation MDIVTGSSTALITPFKNGKLDEQKYADLIKRQIKYGMDAVCPVGTTGESATLTHDEDIRCIEIAVEVCKGTGTKVLAGAGSNATHEAIEIAKYAQKCGVDAIFSVSPYYNKPSQEGLYQHYKAIAEAVPELPFMLYNVPGRTGVDISAETAIRLFDDVNNIYGIKEATGSLERTTALLSQRPDFKVFSGDDAIDYPILANGGAGITSVTSNLMPDLKSELVKKALSGDFAGAKAINDKLYPLNSVMFCESNPIPIKAAMYIAGLLDTLEYRLPLVAPSAANMKKIEEVMKNYDIKGL, from the coding sequence ATGGATATTGTTACAGGTTCTTCGACCGCGCTTATCACGCCGTTTAAAAACGGAAAACTTGATGAGCAAAAATATGCTGATCTTATTAAAAGACAGATCAAATACGGTATGGATGCAGTTTGTCCGGTAGGTACTACCGGTGAGAGTGCAACACTTACACACGATGAAGATATACGTTGTATAGAGATAGCTGTAGAGGTTTGTAAAGGTACTGGGACTAAAGTTCTTGCAGGTGCCGGTAGCAATGCTACACACGAAGCTATCGAGATTGCAAAATATGCACAAAAATGTGGTGTTGATGCTATCTTTTCAGTAAGCCCATACTATAACAAACCTTCTCAAGAAGGTCTTTACCAACACTACAAAGCAATCGCAGAAGCCGTACCGGAACTTCCGTTTATGCTTTATAACGTACCGGGACGTACAGGTGTAGATATTTCAGCAGAAACTGCGATCAGACTTTTTGATGATGTAAACAACATCTATGGGATTAAAGAAGCGACAGGAAGCTTAGAGCGTACAACTGCTCTGCTCTCTCAAAGACCTGACTTTAAAGTTTTCTCAGGTGACGATGCAATTGATTATCCAATTTTAGCAAATGGCGGAGCAGGAATTACATCTGTAACTTCAAACCTTATGCCTGACCTCAAATCTGAACTTGTAAAAAAAGCACTTAGCGGTGATTTTGCTGGAGCTAAGGCAATCAATGATAAACTATATCCTCTAAATAGTGTTATGTTTTGTGAATCTAACCCTATTCCAATCAAAGCAGCTATGTATATTGCAGGACTTTTAGATACTTTAGAGTATCGCCTTCCATTGGTAGCTCCAAGTGCTGCGAATATGAAAAAAATTGAAGAAGTAATGAAAAATTACGACATTAAAGGACTCTAA
- a CDS encoding zinc ABC transporter substrate-binding protein, producing MKKIIFLALFATVSLVAKINVVTTYAYLGEVVKEIGKDNVKVDVLANPTFDPHFIVPKPSLITKLRRADLLVINGGQLEIGWLPPLLRGAQNRNINIGSKGFLDVSGVINMINKPAVVSRAQGDVHPDGNPHFVLDPHNISVIAKLIAKKLVLLDYANKTAYENNLQSFLQDWESYLKEYDAKMAVCKDKKVVQYHQLFNYFLQRYDYALVGNIEPLPGISPSSKDALKTINLMQEKGVNTILQDVYHEKKTAAFIAEKTGAKVIVLPHDVGSVEGTDTLKSFYNTIEERLCR from the coding sequence ATGAAAAAAATAATATTTTTAGCATTATTCGCAACAGTTTCTCTTGTTGCAAAAATAAATGTTGTAACGACGTATGCATATTTAGGTGAGGTTGTAAAAGAGATAGGAAAAGATAATGTAAAAGTGGATGTACTGGCAAACCCTACATTTGATCCACATTTTATAGTACCAAAACCTTCGCTAATAACAAAGCTAAGAAGAGCTGATCTCTTAGTGATCAATGGTGGACAACTAGAGATCGGATGGTTACCGCCATTACTTCGCGGTGCACAAAACAGAAATATAAACATTGGTTCAAAAGGTTTTTTAGATGTTAGCGGTGTCATTAATATGATCAATAAACCTGCAGTAGTGTCACGTGCTCAAGGTGATGTCCATCCCGATGGAAACCCACACTTTGTACTTGATCCACATAATATTTCAGTAATTGCAAAACTGATTGCTAAGAAGCTAGTATTGCTTGATTATGCAAACAAAACTGCATATGAAAACAACTTGCAAAGCTTTTTACAAGATTGGGAAAGCTATTTAAAAGAGTATGATGCAAAAATGGCGGTGTGTAAAGATAAAAAAGTTGTACAGTATCATCAACTATTTAACTATTTTCTACAAAGATATGATTATGCTTTAGTTGGAAATATTGAACCATTACCGGGTATTTCACCGAGTTCTAAAGATGCACTCAAAACTATTAATCTTATGCAAGAGAAGGGTGTAAATACCATTTTACAAGATGTATATCATGAGAAAAAAACTGCTGCATTTATAGCGGAAAAAACCGGTGCAAAAGTTATAGTTTTACCTCACGATGTCGGTAGTGTTGAGGGTACAGACACACTAAAGAGTTTTTATAACACCATAGAAGAAAGACTATGCAGATAG
- a CDS encoding TonB family protein: MRRYFSSFVISFIVYASLIASGIYFVNLEDESTEVNEIQESKTVAFSIIQQQCHTKKEKIEKKVEEKKLVKKEKKVLHKPKPQPKVVEEEIVKKEIEPEINEVAVQEKETELLEEFVEEQEDVQEKTVQEESIDEQRLQEEIQQMMAVKKKELDLFTQDLIKRINENKHYPLSARRRGIEGDVAVKFIVLANGGVDGIEILEGKSIFEKSTISAIEDSFPVSVTNSLLEFPQEFKIKLAYVLK; encoded by the coding sequence ATGCGTAGATATTTTTCTTCTTTTGTAATTTCATTCATTGTTTATGCTTCACTTATTGCATCGGGGATCTATTTTGTGAACCTTGAGGATGAAAGTACTGAAGTTAATGAGATACAAGAGAGTAAAACAGTCGCTTTCTCTATTATCCAGCAACAGTGTCATACAAAAAAAGAGAAGATTGAAAAAAAAGTAGAAGAAAAAAAGCTAGTTAAAAAAGAAAAAAAAGTACTGCACAAACCAAAGCCGCAGCCAAAAGTAGTTGAAGAAGAGATCGTAAAAAAAGAGATAGAACCTGAGATAAACGAGGTTGCAGTTCAAGAGAAAGAGACTGAACTACTAGAAGAATTTGTCGAAGAGCAAGAAGATGTACAGGAAAAAACAGTACAAGAAGAATCTATAGATGAGCAAAGACTGCAAGAAGAGATTCAGCAGATGATGGCTGTAAAAAAGAAAGAATTAGATCTATTTACACAAGACCTTATTAAAAGAATTAATGAAAATAAACATTACCCTCTGTCTGCAAGAAGACGTGGGATTGAAGGTGATGTAGCAGTGAAGTTCATTGTATTGGCAAACGGCGGTGTAGATGGTATAGAGATATTAGAGGGGAAAAGCATTTTTGAGAAATCAACAATTTCAGCGATTGAAGACAGCTTTCCCGTGAGTGTTACCAACTCTTTATTAGAATTTCCTCAAGAGTTTAAAATAAAACTCGCATATGTTCTAAAATAG
- a CDS encoding enoyl-ACP reductase: MTNFKGKTLFISGGTRGIGKAIVYAFAEAGANVAFTYASSADTANEMIADIESKYGVKSRAYKLNILEPETYKEVFAAFDEDFDSLNYFISNAIISGRAVVGGFGPFMRLKPKGLNNIWTATVDAFVVGTQEAAKRIEQAGGGSIISMSSTGNLIYTPNYAGHGANKAAVEAMVRYAAAELGEKNIRVNAVSGGPIDTDALRAFPNYDEVRAETERRSPLNRMGFPKDLSGACKFLCSDEAGWITGHTLIIDGGTTFQ, encoded by the coding sequence ATGACAAACTTCAAAGGAAAAACTCTTTTTATCAGTGGTGGTACTCGCGGTATCGGTAAAGCAATTGTATACGCTTTTGCAGAAGCCGGTGCTAACGTTGCATTTACATATGCTTCAAGTGCAGATACTGCTAACGAGATGATAGCCGATATCGAATCAAAATACGGTGTAAAATCTCGTGCATACAAGCTCAATATTTTAGAGCCTGAAACGTATAAAGAGGTTTTTGCTGCGTTTGACGAAGATTTTGATTCTTTAAACTATTTTATCTCAAATGCAATTATTTCTGGTCGTGCCGTTGTTGGCGGTTTTGGTCCATTTATGAGACTTAAACCAAAAGGTCTTAACAATATCTGGACAGCAACTGTTGATGCATTCGTTGTTGGAACTCAAGAAGCTGCGAAAAGAATTGAGCAAGCTGGTGGTGGTAGCATCATCTCTATGAGTTCTACTGGTAACTTAATCTACACTCCAAACTATGCAGGTCACGGTGCTAACAAAGCTGCTGTTGAAGCAATGGTAAGATACGCTGCTGCTGAGCTTGGTGAAAAAAATATCCGTGTTAATGCAGTAAGCGGTGGACCAATCGATACTGATGCACTAAGAGCATTCCCGAACTACGATGAAGTTCGTGCTGAAACAGAAAGAAGAAGTCCATTAAACAGAATGGGATTCCCAAAAGATTTAAGCGGTGCTTGTAAATTCTTATGTAGTGATGAAGCTGGCTGGATTACTGGTCACACACTTATCATAGACGGTGGAACAACTTTCCAATAA
- the pgsA gene encoding CDP-diacylglycerol--glycerol-3-phosphate 3-phosphatidyltransferase yields the protein MLNLPNFLASIRIILAPLMFWVILNPQIFTDNGYDITWNYYFASLLFVLASATDFFDGYIAREWNQMTMLGAILDPLADKMLTLAAFLGLMMIGEASAWAIYIIIIRELFITGIRTIAVSEGLSVKASWSGKIKTVVQMIAIGFLLMHWPYGDALLWFAVFLTVYSGLEYVWGFRKALLKDEI from the coding sequence TTGCTCAATCTACCAAACTTTTTAGCCTCAATCAGAATAATTTTGGCACCGCTCATGTTTTGGGTTATTTTAAACCCGCAAATTTTTACAGATAACGGTTACGACATAACTTGGAACTATTATTTTGCTTCACTGTTGTTTGTTTTGGCGAGTGCTACCGACTTTTTTGACGGTTACATTGCAAGAGAATGGAATCAAATGACTATGCTTGGAGCCATCCTTGATCCTTTGGCAGACAAGATGCTTACTCTTGCGGCATTTTTGGGACTGATGATGATCGGAGAAGCTTCAGCATGGGCAATTTACATTATCATTATTCGTGAACTCTTTATCACCGGTATCAGAACTATAGCAGTAAGTGAAGGTTTAAGCGTCAAAGCAAGCTGGTCGGGGAAAATTAAAACTGTAGTACAAATGATTGCTATCGGCTTTTTACTTATGCATTGGCCTTACGGTGATGCTCTTTTATGGTTCGCGGTATTTTTAACTGTATATTCAGGGCTTGAATATGTTTGGGGATTTAGAAAAGCACTTTTAAAGGATGAAATTTAA
- a CDS encoding amino acid permease, with protein sequence MPLKRDITLPLLVFYGLGNILGAGIYVLVGKVASIAGYYAPISFVVACVVVFFTALTYSELSARFPYSAGEALYAKEAFNSNFLSISIGVMIALGGILSSATIVNGFNGYISTLIEIPSWLLSILLISVLCFTAIVGISKSVKIASLFTIVEIIGLFIIIYYGFSNIEFKAVQYDKLIPDFEISSFYIIALGAFLAFYAFIGFEDMVNIAEEVKDPTYTLPKAILLSLIISTTLYFLVALISILAIEPKILSSSKAPLSDVYTALTGNEAYVLTLISSFAVINGALIQIIMVSRLFYGMANNNLLPSIFATIYYKTSTPVFATVIASLLVFIFALWLPIITLASLTSFFIFIIFTLMNLSLIKIKLTQKKESSVNYPIIIPIIGTVVNIILLVIEISSVLAG encoded by the coding sequence ATGCCATTAAAAAGAGACATCACTTTACCTTTGCTTGTATTTTATGGACTGGGAAATATCTTAGGTGCTGGTATTTATGTCTTGGTCGGTAAAGTTGCTTCAATAGCAGGCTATTATGCTCCTATATCTTTTGTAGTCGCATGTGTTGTAGTTTTTTTCACTGCATTAACTTACAGTGAACTCTCCGCAAGGTTTCCATACAGTGCAGGAGAAGCTTTATATGCCAAAGAAGCTTTTAATTCCAACTTTTTATCTATCAGTATCGGAGTAATGATTGCACTGGGAGGTATACTGTCAAGTGCAACCATTGTCAACGGTTTTAATGGGTATATCTCTACCTTAATAGAGATTCCGTCGTGGTTGTTATCTATTCTCTTGATTAGTGTTTTGTGTTTTACGGCCATAGTCGGCATTTCAAAGTCTGTAAAAATTGCAAGTCTTTTTACAATAGTTGAAATTATCGGTCTCTTTATTATTATTTATTACGGATTTTCAAATATTGAATTTAAAGCTGTTCAATATGATAAACTGATTCCTGACTTTGAAATATCCAGTTTTTATATCATAGCACTTGGTGCTTTTCTGGCTTTTTATGCTTTTATCGGATTTGAAGATATGGTAAACATTGCAGAAGAGGTAAAAGACCCGACATATACATTGCCAAAAGCTATTCTACTCTCTTTAATCATCTCAACGACACTTTATTTTTTAGTGGCATTGATATCTATTTTGGCAATTGAACCGAAAATACTTTCAAGTTCTAAAGCTCCTTTATCGGATGTGTATACAGCATTGACAGGTAATGAAGCATATGTGTTGACTTTAATAAGTTCATTTGCAGTGATTAACGGTGCTCTCATACAAATTATTATGGTTTCGAGACTTTTTTACGGAATGGCAAACAATAATTTACTGCCAAGCATATTTGCAACTATTTACTATAAAACTTCAACACCTGTTTTTGCAACAGTTATTGCTTCTTTATTAGTATTTATATTCGCTTTATGGTTGCCTATTATTACTCTTGCCAGTTTAACTAGTTTTTTTATATTCATCATATTTACACTGATGAATCTCTCGTTAATAAAAATAAAACTCACTCAAAAAAAAGAGAGTAGTGTAAACTATCCGATTATCATACCTATCATTGGTACAGTTGTAAATATTATCTTATTGGTTATAGAGATAAGCTCTGTCTTAGCCGGCTAA
- a CDS encoding metal ABC transporter permease, which produces MQIVDIFWPAFTLAVLLVYIHSIFGIEIIRRGVIFTDLAIGQIAAVGMALSIAFLDGSYRTLLVLSFAVFAALVIAWASKNLKNVEAFIGLLYALGISSIMLILANSAEGLEIFSKLSAADILFTSKDELYTSIAVYIPISLVMFLIYPRTKGFFKEILFFVMLAITVTSSVQLAGVLVVFALLIAPAYIGVVQKRFNPMVVAWVSGIFAIITAIIGSYSYDLPTGYSIIFVMVVVSLVFVVFNEKKSLEEK; this is translated from the coding sequence ATGCAGATAGTAGATATCTTCTGGCCGGCGTTTACGCTGGCTGTTTTACTTGTATATATTCATTCGATTTTCGGTATAGAGATCATCCGTAGGGGTGTGATCTTTACCGATCTTGCCATTGGGCAGATTGCAGCTGTTGGTATGGCTTTAAGCATCGCATTTTTAGATGGAAGCTATAGAACTCTCCTTGTTTTATCGTTTGCAGTTTTTGCCGCTTTAGTGATTGCATGGGCAAGTAAAAATCTAAAAAATGTAGAAGCATTTATAGGGCTGCTATATGCGCTTGGGATCTCTTCTATTATGCTCATACTTGCAAATTCTGCTGAGGGGCTGGAGATATTTTCTAAGCTGAGTGCTGCAGATATTTTATTTACTTCAAAAGATGAACTTTATACAAGCATAGCTGTATATATTCCTATCTCGTTGGTGATGTTTTTGATTTATCCAAGAACAAAGGGCTTTTTTAAAGAGATACTTTTCTTTGTAATGTTGGCTATTACTGTAACATCATCTGTACAGCTAGCAGGTGTTCTCGTTGTTTTTGCACTCTTAATAGCTCCTGCTTATATTGGAGTTGTGCAAAAAAGATTTAATCCTATGGTTGTAGCGTGGGTTAGTGGAATTTTTGCCATAATTACTGCTATTATTGGTTCATACAGCTATGATCTTCCAACAGGCTACAGTATTATTTTTGTTATGGTAGTTGTATCATTAGTATTTGTAGTTTTTAATGAGAAAAAGAGTTTAGAAGAGAAGTGA